One segment of Tenrec ecaudatus isolate mTenEca1 chromosome 1, mTenEca1.hap1, whole genome shotgun sequence DNA contains the following:
- the GLUL gene encoding glutamine synthetase, whose protein sequence is MATSTSSHLNKGVKQMYMALPQGDKVQAMYIWIDGTGEGLRCKTRTLDCEPKCVEELPEWNFDGSSTFQSEGSNSDMYLIPVAMFRDPFRRDPNKLVFCEVFKYNRKPAETNLRHTCKRIMDMVTSQHPWFGMEQEYTLMGTDGHPFGWPSNGFPGPQGPYYCGVGADKAYGRDIVEAHYRACLYAGIKIGGTNAEVMPAQWEFQIGPCEGIDMGDHLWVARFILHRVCEDFGVIATFDPKPIPGNWNGAGCHTNFSTKAMREENGLKYIEESIERLSKRHQYHIRAYDPKGGLDNARRLTGFHETSNINDFSAGVANRGASIRIPRMTGQEKKGYFEDRRPSANCDPFAVTEALIRTCLLNETGEEPFQYKN, encoded by the exons ATGGCCACCTCGACAAGTTCCCACTTGAACAAAGGCGTCAAGCAGATGTACATGGCTCTGCCTCAGGGCGATAAAGTCCAAGCCATGTATATCTGGATCGATGGCACTGGAGAAGGGCTCCGCTGTAAAACCCGAACCCTGGACTGTGAGCCCAAGTGTGTGGAAG AGTTGCCCGAGTGGAATTTCGACGGCTCCAGCACGTTCCAGTCTGAAGGCTCCAACAGTGACATGTATCTCATCCCTGTTGCCATGTTCCGGGACCCGTTCCGCAGGGACCCCAACAAGCTGGTGTTCTGTGAAGTCTTTAAGTACAACCGAAAGCCTGCAG AGACCAATTTACGGCACACCTGTAAGCGGATTATGGACATGGTGACCAGCCAACACCCCTGGTTTGGAATGGAGCAGGAGTACACCCTCATGGGGACAGATGGGCACCCCTTTGGTTGGCCTTCCAATGGCTTTCCTGGACCCCAAG GTCCGTATTATTGCGGTGTGGGGGCAGACAAAGCCTACGGCAGGGACATTGTGGAGGCTCACTACCGGGCCTGCTTGTAtgctggcatcaagattggagggacGAATGCCGAGGTCATGCCTGCCCAG TGGGAGTTCCAGATAGGACCCTGCGAGGGAATCGACATGGGGGATCATCTCTGGGTGGCCCGCTTCATCCTGCACCGTGTGTGTGAAGACTTTGGAGTGATAGCAACCTTCGATCCTAAGCCCATCCCTGGGAACTGGAACGGTGCAGGCTGTCATACCAACTTCAGCACCAAGGCCATGCGGGAAGAGAATGGTCTGAA GTACATTGAGGAGTCCATCGAGAGGCTAAGCAAGCGGCACCAATACCACATCCGCGCCTACGACCCCAAAGGGGGCCTGGACAACGCCCGGCGCCTCACGGGATTCCACGAAACCTCCAACATCAACGACTTTTCCGCCGGCGTGGCCAACCGAGGCGCCAGCATCCGCATTCCCCGGATGACCGGCCAGGAGAAGAAGGGTTACTTTGAAGACCGCCGCCCCTCTGCCAACTGTGACCCCTTCGCGGTGACAGAAGCCCTCATCCGCACGTGTCTTCTCAACGAGACCGGCGAGGAGCCCTTCCAATATAAAAACTAA